The Flammeovirgaceae bacterium genome contains a region encoding:
- a CDS encoding glycosyltransferase family 4 protein: MRQENIHLVHVNDVYNLCGVVMKLIKPKLKLVYHIRLLSTSYLRPVYPVLTRIVLWFADAVICNSSAVKNGLPHIPEKVSVIGNPVNTIELHPPKVFREVSTLLVLANYVPGKGHDYALEAFARAKLQLPHLRLIMAGGTFGLPANEQYKKQLQERSVALGVDQHVEFRGFQPDSERLIKDSDIVLQFSASESFSRVTAEAMQYGVPVIAVNSGGPSELIKHEETGMLVNPGDVTAMTETIVTLAKNPLRYSNISAAARSFIIDNFKADFIANQVEGIYRKLLF; the protein is encoded by the coding sequence GTGAGGCAAGAGAATATTCATCTCGTACATGTTAACGATGTATATAATTTGTGCGGGGTGGTAATGAAACTGATTAAACCAAAATTAAAATTGGTTTACCATATACGGCTTCTGTCAACATCGTATCTCCGGCCTGTTTATCCGGTGCTGACACGCATTGTGTTATGGTTTGCCGATGCGGTAATTTGCAACTCTTCAGCTGTTAAAAATGGTTTGCCGCATATTCCGGAAAAAGTATCCGTTATCGGAAACCCTGTAAATACAATTGAACTTCATCCACCCAAAGTTTTTAGAGAGGTAAGTACCCTTTTGGTTTTAGCAAATTATGTACCCGGTAAAGGACATGATTATGCCCTTGAAGCCTTTGCAAGGGCGAAACTGCAGTTACCTCATCTCAGGTTAATAATGGCTGGCGGAACGTTTGGCTTGCCTGCAAATGAGCAGTATAAAAAGCAATTACAGGAGAGGTCGGTTGCACTTGGTGTTGACCAGCACGTTGAATTCAGAGGCTTTCAGCCAGATAGTGAAAGGCTGATTAAGGATTCAGACATTGTTTTGCAATTTTCTGCTTCAGAATCATTTTCCCGGGTTACGGCTGAAGCCATGCAATACGGAGTACCCGTAATAGCCGTAAACAGCGGTGGGCCTTCGGAGTTAATAAAACACGAGGAAACGGGTATGCTGGTTAATCCGGGCGATGTAACAGCCATGACGGAAACAATAGTTACCCTCGCAAAAAATCCTCTACGCTACAGCAACATATCGGCCGCTGCCAGAAGTTTTATAATTGATAACTTTAAGGCCGATTTTATTGCCAATCAGGTTGAAGGCATTTACAGGAAACTCCTTTTTTAG